A section of the Halichoerus grypus chromosome 11, mHalGry1.hap1.1, whole genome shotgun sequence genome encodes:
- the PLEKHB1 gene encoding pleckstrin homology domain-containing family B member 1 isoform X1, giving the protein MQEPSGKCYPGRPGTMSPAAPVPPDPTLESPFEEMALVKGGWLWRQSSILRRWKRNWFALWLDGTLGYYHDETAQDEEDRVLIQFNIRDIKIGQECHDVQPPEGRSRDGLLTVNLREGSRLHLCAETKDDAIAWKTALLEASSTPAPTGATVPPRSRRICPKVRCVTRSWSPCKVERRIWVRVYSPYQDYYEVVPPNAHEATYIRSYYGPPYAGPGVTHVVVREDPCYSAGAPLAMGMLAGAATGAALGSLMWSPCWF; this is encoded by the exons ATGCAGGAGCCTTCTGGGAAATGCTACCCTGGCCGGCCAGGAACCATGAGTCCTGCAGCCCCG GTTCCGCCTGACCCCACCCTGGAAAGTCCTTTTGAAGAAATGGCCCTGGTGAAGGGCGGCTGGCTGTGGAGACAGA GCTCCATCCTTCGCCGCTGGAAGCGGAACTGGTTCGCCCTGTGGCTGGATGGGACCCTGGGCTACTACCATGACGAGACGGCGCAGGACGAGGAGGATCGTGTGCTCATCCAGTTCAACATCCGCGACATAAAGATTGGCCAAGAGTGCCACG ACgtgcagcccccagagggccggAGCCGAGATGGCCTGCTGACCGTGAACCTACGGGAGGGCTCCCGCCTGCACTTGTGTGCAGAGACCAAGGATGATGCCAT AGCATGGAAGACGGCACTGCTGGAGGCGAGCTCCACCCCG GCCCCAACTGGAGCCACCGTCCCTCCCAGGAGCCGCCGAATTTGCCCCAAGGTCAGGTGTGTGACCCGCTCGTGGAGCCCCTGTAAGGTTGAAAGGCGGATCTGG GTGCGTGTCTACAGCCCGTACCAGGACTACTATGAGGTGGTACCCCCCAACGCGCACGAAGCCACATATATCCGCAGCTACTACGGACCGCCCTATGCAG GCCCCGGCGTGACACACGTGGTAGTGCGGGAGGATCCCTGCTACAGCGCTGGCGCTCCGCTGGCTATGGGCATGCTTGCCGGGGCTGCCACGGGGGCAGCACTGGGCTCGCTCATGTGGTCGCCCTGCTGGTTCTGA
- the PLEKHB1 gene encoding pleckstrin homology domain-containing family B member 1 isoform X2: protein MQEPSGKCYPGRPGTMSPAAPVPPDPTLESPFEEMALVKGGWLWRQSSILRRWKRNWFALWLDGTLGYYHDETAQDEEDRVLIQFNIRDIKIGQECHDVQPPEGRSRDGLLTVNLREGSRLHLCAETKDDAIAWKTALLEASSTPVRVYSPYQDYYEVVPPNAHEATYIRSYYGPPYAGPGVTHVVVREDPCYSAGAPLAMGMLAGAATGAALGSLMWSPCWF from the exons ATGCAGGAGCCTTCTGGGAAATGCTACCCTGGCCGGCCAGGAACCATGAGTCCTGCAGCCCCG GTTCCGCCTGACCCCACCCTGGAAAGTCCTTTTGAAGAAATGGCCCTGGTGAAGGGCGGCTGGCTGTGGAGACAGA GCTCCATCCTTCGCCGCTGGAAGCGGAACTGGTTCGCCCTGTGGCTGGATGGGACCCTGGGCTACTACCATGACGAGACGGCGCAGGACGAGGAGGATCGTGTGCTCATCCAGTTCAACATCCGCGACATAAAGATTGGCCAAGAGTGCCACG ACgtgcagcccccagagggccggAGCCGAGATGGCCTGCTGACCGTGAACCTACGGGAGGGCTCCCGCCTGCACTTGTGTGCAGAGACCAAGGATGATGCCAT AGCATGGAAGACGGCACTGCTGGAGGCGAGCTCCACCCCG GTGCGTGTCTACAGCCCGTACCAGGACTACTATGAGGTGGTACCCCCCAACGCGCACGAAGCCACATATATCCGCAGCTACTACGGACCGCCCTATGCAG GCCCCGGCGTGACACACGTGGTAGTGCGGGAGGATCCCTGCTACAGCGCTGGCGCTCCGCTGGCTATGGGCATGCTTGCCGGGGCTGCCACGGGGGCAGCACTGGGCTCGCTCATGTGGTCGCCCTGCTGGTTCTGA
- the PLEKHB1 gene encoding pleckstrin homology domain-containing family B member 1 isoform X3, translating into MPQAFWGTQSAGAAAWGAAAAASSGRFGSSLRKRCGQVPPDPTLESPFEEMALVKGGWLWRQSSILRRWKRNWFALWLDGTLGYYHDETAQDEEDRVLIQFNIRDIKIGQECHDVQPPEGRSRDGLLTVNLREGSRLHLCAETKDDAIAWKTALLEASSTPAPTGATVPPRSRRICPKVRCVTRSWSPCKVERRIWVRVYSPYQDYYEVVPPNAHEATYIRSYYGPPYAGPGVTHVVVREDPCYSAGAPLAMGMLAGAATGAALGSLMWSPCWF; encoded by the exons ATGCCCCAGGCGTTCTGGGGCACACAAAGCGCAGGCGCAGCAGCTTGGGGAGCCGCCGCAGCAGCAAGTAGCGGCCGTTTCGGCAGCAGCCTCCGCAAGAGGTGTGGACAG GTTCCGCCTGACCCCACCCTGGAAAGTCCTTTTGAAGAAATGGCCCTGGTGAAGGGCGGCTGGCTGTGGAGACAGA GCTCCATCCTTCGCCGCTGGAAGCGGAACTGGTTCGCCCTGTGGCTGGATGGGACCCTGGGCTACTACCATGACGAGACGGCGCAGGACGAGGAGGATCGTGTGCTCATCCAGTTCAACATCCGCGACATAAAGATTGGCCAAGAGTGCCACG ACgtgcagcccccagagggccggAGCCGAGATGGCCTGCTGACCGTGAACCTACGGGAGGGCTCCCGCCTGCACTTGTGTGCAGAGACCAAGGATGATGCCAT AGCATGGAAGACGGCACTGCTGGAGGCGAGCTCCACCCCG GCCCCAACTGGAGCCACCGTCCCTCCCAGGAGCCGCCGAATTTGCCCCAAGGTCAGGTGTGTGACCCGCTCGTGGAGCCCCTGTAAGGTTGAAAGGCGGATCTGG GTGCGTGTCTACAGCCCGTACCAGGACTACTATGAGGTGGTACCCCCCAACGCGCACGAAGCCACATATATCCGCAGCTACTACGGACCGCCCTATGCAG GCCCCGGCGTGACACACGTGGTAGTGCGGGAGGATCCCTGCTACAGCGCTGGCGCTCCGCTGGCTATGGGCATGCTTGCCGGGGCTGCCACGGGGGCAGCACTGGGCTCGCTCATGTGGTCGCCCTGCTGGTTCTGA
- the PLEKHB1 gene encoding pleckstrin homology domain-containing family B member 1 isoform X4, which translates to MALVKGGWLWRQSSILRRWKRNWFALWLDGTLGYYHDETAQDEEDRVLIQFNIRDIKIGQECHDVQPPEGRSRDGLLTVNLREGSRLHLCAETKDDAIAWKTALLEASSTPAPTGATVPPRSRRICPKVRCVTRSWSPCKVERRIWVRVYSPYQDYYEVVPPNAHEATYIRSYYGPPYAGPGVTHVVVREDPCYSAGAPLAMGMLAGAATGAALGSLMWSPCWF; encoded by the exons ATGGCCCTGGTGAAGGGCGGCTGGCTGTGGAGACAGA GCTCCATCCTTCGCCGCTGGAAGCGGAACTGGTTCGCCCTGTGGCTGGATGGGACCCTGGGCTACTACCATGACGAGACGGCGCAGGACGAGGAGGATCGTGTGCTCATCCAGTTCAACATCCGCGACATAAAGATTGGCCAAGAGTGCCACG ACgtgcagcccccagagggccggAGCCGAGATGGCCTGCTGACCGTGAACCTACGGGAGGGCTCCCGCCTGCACTTGTGTGCAGAGACCAAGGATGATGCCAT AGCATGGAAGACGGCACTGCTGGAGGCGAGCTCCACCCCG GCCCCAACTGGAGCCACCGTCCCTCCCAGGAGCCGCCGAATTTGCCCCAAGGTCAGGTGTGTGACCCGCTCGTGGAGCCCCTGTAAGGTTGAAAGGCGGATCTGG GTGCGTGTCTACAGCCCGTACCAGGACTACTATGAGGTGGTACCCCCCAACGCGCACGAAGCCACATATATCCGCAGCTACTACGGACCGCCCTATGCAG GCCCCGGCGTGACACACGTGGTAGTGCGGGAGGATCCCTGCTACAGCGCTGGCGCTCCGCTGGCTATGGGCATGCTTGCCGGGGCTGCCACGGGGGCAGCACTGGGCTCGCTCATGTGGTCGCCCTGCTGGTTCTGA